From one Mycolicibacterium cosmeticum genomic stretch:
- a CDS encoding ParA family protein, producing MPTVSLVHTKGGVAKTTSAVYLATAAQRRGRDVVLIDADPQGSALEWAAAAQDDPLPFPVVPARRPLDVSGHQELTIVDTPPGTAQVIQEAIELADLVVVPTGASPLDVRRVWPTLEITAHRPTAVLLTGVDLRTRLADEVKTLLEEEGVPVIETRIVRREGIRRAFGSTPNHLYGYDDVFDELMGALVHV from the coding sequence ATGCCTACGGTTTCTTTGGTCCATACCAAGGGCGGCGTCGCGAAGACGACGTCGGCGGTATATCTCGCGACCGCTGCCCAGCGCCGCGGTCGCGATGTCGTACTTATTGATGCCGACCCGCAGGGCTCGGCGCTGGAATGGGCGGCGGCCGCCCAGGATGACCCGCTGCCGTTTCCGGTGGTGCCGGCACGCCGCCCCCTGGACGTCAGTGGCCACCAGGAGTTGACGATCGTGGACACTCCCCCGGGTACGGCGCAGGTTATTCAGGAAGCGATCGAGCTGGCCGATTTGGTCGTGGTACCCACAGGGGCCTCACCGCTGGATGTCCGCCGGGTATGGCCAACTTTGGAGATCACCGCGCACCGCCCCACGGCGGTGCTACTGACCGGCGTCGATCTGCGGACCCGACTAGCTGACGAAGTGAAGACCCTCCTGGAGGAGGAGGGCGTGCCGGTGATCGAAACGCGGATTGTTCGCCGAGAGGGCATCCGCCGGGCGTTCGGGTCTACACCAAACCACCTGTACGGCTATGACGACGTGTTCGACGAGCTGATGGGGGCATTGGTTCATGTCTGA